A DNA window from Porphyromonas gingivalis ATCC 33277 contains the following coding sequences:
- a CDS encoding SPOR domain-containing protein: MKPIFFFSLLMLSLVCHSSSEAQVSTSAHSKAPISIFEALSAEHEGEGIITIYQPASVKAAVGKVSGRLAGLIEGESNIRLIQGYRIQVYNGNMAASKREANRRAAQITQLHPEMHCYLTYRAPFWRLLVGDFSSREEAEEAKQQLKKSFPSYAREIYVVRDKIRQGY, from the coding sequence ATGAAACCGATTTTCTTTTTTAGTCTCCTAATGCTTTCGTTGGTTTGCCATTCGTCATCGGAAGCTCAGGTTTCCACATCGGCGCATAGCAAAGCCCCGATCAGCATCTTCGAAGCTCTCAGTGCGGAGCACGAAGGAGAAGGCATCATCACCATCTATCAGCCTGCATCCGTAAAAGCTGCCGTGGGCAAGGTATCCGGACGTTTGGCCGGTTTGATCGAGGGCGAGAGCAATATCCGTTTGATCCAAGGCTATCGGATACAGGTATACAATGGCAATATGGCTGCCTCTAAGCGAGAAGCCAATCGACGAGCAGCTCAAATAACGCAGCTGCATCCGGAGATGCATTGCTATCTGACTTACCGAGCACCTTTTTGGCGGCTCCTTGTAGGAGATTTCAGCTCTCGTGAGGAAGCTGAAGAAGCTAAGCAACAACTCAAAAAATCATTCCCTTCATATGCACGGGAGATTTATGTCGTACGAGATAAGATTCGTCAAGGATACTGA
- a CDS encoding thioredoxin, whose amino-acid sequence MKRLLLSAAILSSMALFNVNAQELKTSADMKGSFKKNVVLEVFTAEWCGYCPGGKERIAKAIEMLDDEYKERVFQTFVHYNDGISKKWPRVGQLFIALDQTLGIPGFPTFSVCRMEKKGENLSIGAPIAIKNKIMKGFGDGTAPAEVNLKLTKGATPEDVCTATFTGKVDADLIGKPLMLTAYVLKNNMKPINPQNGAGDGYLHQHTVLMILSTDVKGDALNIAADGSFTIKKEFKLDGFEIKDTDVLAFVHHPMSNAENHSIINAGQESLDKAEPTATEQIVATPSVKAYVQNGKIVVEEEYSKMEVFNATGQLVKNESLVPGVYVVRITANGVMHFLKVLVP is encoded by the coding sequence ATGAAAAGATTATTACTCTCTGCTGCTATCCTAAGTAGTATGGCTTTGTTTAATGTCAATGCACAAGAGTTGAAAACCTCTGCTGACATGAAAGGTTCTTTTAAGAAGAATGTGGTGTTGGAGGTATTTACTGCCGAATGGTGCGGTTACTGTCCAGGTGGTAAAGAGCGCATTGCAAAAGCAATTGAAATGTTGGATGATGAATATAAGGAGCGTGTTTTTCAGACATTTGTTCATTATAATGATGGGATCTCAAAAAAATGGCCTCGTGTTGGCCAACTTTTCATTGCATTGGATCAAACATTGGGCATTCCGGGTTTTCCGACTTTTTCAGTTTGCCGTATGGAGAAAAAAGGTGAAAATCTTTCAATAGGTGCTCCAATAGCAATTAAAAATAAGATTATGAAAGGTTTTGGTGATGGTACAGCCCCTGCAGAGGTAAACCTTAAATTGACCAAAGGTGCAACACCGGAAGATGTATGTACAGCTACATTTACTGGTAAAGTCGATGCTGACCTCATAGGGAAACCTCTTATGTTGACTGCATATGTATTGAAAAACAATATGAAGCCTATTAATCCGCAAAATGGAGCTGGGGATGGATATCTCCACCAACATACTGTGTTAATGATTCTCTCCACAGATGTAAAAGGAGACGCTTTAAATATTGCAGCCGATGGAAGTTTTACCATCAAGAAAGAATTTAAGTTGGATGGCTTTGAAATTAAAGATACAGATGTTCTTGCTTTCGTACACCATCCAATGTCCAATGCGGAAAACCATTCTATTATCAATGCCGGGCAAGAAAGTCTTGATAAAGCAGAGCCTACAGCTACAGAACAAATTGTTGCTACCCCCTCTGTCAAAGCATATGTTCAGAATGGCAAAATTGTTGTAGAGGAAGAGTATTCCAAGATGGAAGTATTCAATGCAACTGGTCAACTTGTCAAAAATGAATCCCTTGTCCCCGGTGTCTATGTTGTCCGTATAACGGCAAACGGTGTAATGCATTTCCTTAAAGTCTTAGTTCCTTGA
- a CDS encoding BT_3928 family protein, producing the protein MKRFLAELSRIILGLTFVVSGFLKAIDPQGGAIKISEYFTVFALPKSEGLSLILSILLCCSEFIVGAFLLMGIYRRMAARFIFLFMAVMTPLTLYLAIFNPVADCGCFGEAFLLTNWHTFFKNVVLFAAAAFLLKKPRRIQTLYSVNGRWLPAILAVSGIIIFTIANQIYLPMVDFRPFKVGKSLRELTQVPTGAPEDVYEYVFVYEKNGKRQEFDMDHLPDDSWTYVDRHEKLIKKGYTPPVTDFLLLRGGEDVTSEIVNKKGITLLLLSPDWENASDDKMDNISEMYDYAQEHAWDFYGVSASTSDDISTWRYNTGADYPMLFLDAVTVKTITRGNPSLVILRDGVIRGKVSDANFPGVGQAQAFFDRYIGNELYQPSYWGRLLVLALWVILLLFGCIRKVVFCIGSLRKGVETEQSETENNSKALKY; encoded by the coding sequence ATGAAACGTTTCCTTGCTGAGCTTTCTCGAATCATATTAGGTCTGACCTTCGTTGTTTCGGGCTTTCTGAAGGCTATCGATCCGCAGGGAGGAGCGATCAAAATCAGTGAGTATTTTACTGTTTTTGCTTTGCCTAAGTCCGAGGGCTTATCCCTTATTCTTAGCATTTTGCTTTGCTGTAGTGAGTTCATCGTGGGAGCGTTTCTCTTGATGGGTATCTACAGACGCATGGCAGCTCGCTTCATCTTTCTCTTTATGGCTGTCATGACTCCGCTTACACTCTATTTGGCCATATTCAACCCGGTGGCCGACTGTGGATGTTTCGGGGAAGCTTTTCTATTGACTAATTGGCACACATTCTTCAAAAATGTGGTTCTCTTTGCGGCAGCAGCTTTCTTGCTGAAAAAACCTCGTCGAATACAAACGCTATATTCCGTCAATGGACGTTGGCTTCCGGCTATTCTGGCCGTCAGTGGTATCATAATCTTTACCATAGCAAATCAGATCTATTTGCCGATGGTAGATTTCAGACCTTTCAAGGTCGGTAAATCGCTGCGTGAGCTTACGCAGGTGCCTACCGGTGCTCCGGAAGACGTATATGAATATGTCTTTGTGTACGAAAAGAATGGCAAGCGACAGGAGTTCGATATGGATCATCTGCCTGATGACAGCTGGACATACGTAGATCGGCACGAGAAACTGATTAAAAAAGGCTATACACCTCCCGTCACTGACTTCCTTTTGCTTCGTGGGGGTGAAGATGTTACATCCGAAATCGTCAATAAAAAGGGGATTACTCTCTTGCTCCTTTCACCCGATTGGGAGAATGCAAGCGACGATAAGATGGACAATATAAGTGAGATGTATGATTATGCTCAGGAACATGCTTGGGACTTCTACGGTGTATCGGCTTCCACTTCGGATGATATTTCCACATGGCGATACAATACCGGTGCTGATTACCCGATGCTTTTCCTCGATGCTGTTACCGTTAAGACCATTACACGCGGCAATCCCTCTTTGGTTATTTTGCGGGATGGTGTAATCCGAGGCAAGGTTAGTGATGCGAATTTCCCCGGTGTGGGACAAGCCCAAGCTTTTTTCGATCGTTATATAGGCAATGAGCTTTATCAACCTTCTTATTGGGGGAGGTTGCTTGTATTGGCTTTGTGGGTTATTCTCCTTTTGTTCGGATGTATTCGCAAGGTCGTTTTTTGCATCGGGTCGCTTCGTAAAGGAGTCGAAACAGAACAAAGCGAAACAGAAAATAATAGCAAGGCATTGAAATATTGA
- a CDS encoding RNA recognition motif domain-containing protein yields MSMNIYVGNLNYRVREEDLTGLLQQYGAVTSARVITDRETGRSRGFGFVEMEDENDARRAIEELFDQEFQGRKLIVKEALERPERAPRRTFRHEDRY; encoded by the coding sequence ATGAGTATGAACATCTACGTAGGGAATCTGAACTATCGGGTTCGCGAAGAAGACCTCACAGGTCTGTTGCAACAGTATGGCGCCGTAACGAGCGCAAGAGTAATCACAGACAGAGAGACCGGCCGCTCACGCGGATTCGGCTTCGTCGAAATGGAAGACGAGAACGATGCACGCCGTGCCATCGAAGAGCTGTTCGATCAGGAATTCCAAGGTCGCAAGCTGATCGTCAAAGAGGCATTGGAACGTCCCGAACGTGCTCCTCGCCGTACTTTCCGTCACGAAGATCGCTATTGA
- a CDS encoding DUF1599 domain-containing protein, giving the protein MTTAKPNTVEQFEHVIDICREVFQKKLHDYGASWRVMRPSSLTDQLYIKANRIRNIQMKGLSKVDEGVESEFIGVVNYGVIALIQLELGVADTPKMETEEALRLYDLKIREAMSLMLDKNHDYGEAWRQMRVSSFADLILTKVFRTKEIEDLGGDTYISEGVDANYMDMINYAIFALIQLNG; this is encoded by the coding sequence ATGACTACAGCCAAGCCAAATACAGTAGAGCAGTTCGAGCACGTGATTGATATTTGTCGTGAGGTTTTTCAGAAAAAACTGCACGACTATGGAGCCTCGTGGCGAGTGATGCGTCCGTCGTCTCTGACCGATCAGCTTTATATCAAGGCCAACCGCATTCGAAATATTCAGATGAAAGGTTTGAGTAAGGTGGATGAAGGAGTGGAGTCTGAGTTTATAGGTGTTGTCAATTATGGAGTAATAGCTCTCATCCAATTGGAGCTGGGAGTAGCTGACACACCTAAGATGGAGACAGAGGAAGCTCTGCGCCTGTATGACCTCAAGATTCGTGAAGCCATGTCGCTGATGCTTGATAAGAATCATGACTATGGAGAGGCGTGGAGACAGATGCGTGTGTCATCCTTTGCCGACTTGATTCTGACTAAGGTATTTCGCACTAAAGAGATAGAAGATCTCGGAGGTGATACATATATATCCGAAGGGGTGGATGCCAACTACATGGATATGATCAACTATGCCATCTTCGCATTGATACAGTTGAACGGATGA
- the folE gene encoding GTP cyclohydrolase I FolE, producing the protein MTEIEKEEACSRLQQHYAQVLSLLGEDPKREGLLKTPLRVAKAMQFLTKGYNEDPEAILRAAMFEEDYQQMVIVKDIDFFSMCEHHMLPFFGKAHVGYIPNRYITGLSKLPRVVDVFARRLQVQERLTTQIKECIQNTLNPLGVIVVIEAQHMCMQMRGVEKQNSLTTTSDFTGAFEESTTREEFLNLIGRRR; encoded by the coding sequence ATGACAGAAATAGAAAAAGAAGAAGCCTGCAGCCGCTTGCAACAGCATTACGCCCAAGTACTGTCGTTGCTCGGCGAAGACCCTAAGCGTGAAGGGCTGCTCAAAACTCCGCTACGTGTGGCTAAGGCCATGCAGTTTCTGACCAAAGGATATAACGAGGATCCTGAAGCCATCCTTCGCGCAGCGATGTTCGAAGAAGACTATCAGCAAATGGTCATCGTCAAGGACATCGATTTCTTTTCGATGTGTGAGCACCACATGTTGCCGTTCTTCGGTAAGGCCCATGTGGGCTATATCCCCAATCGGTATATAACCGGACTGAGCAAGTTGCCCCGAGTGGTCGATGTATTTGCCCGTCGTCTTCAGGTACAGGAACGGCTGACTACACAAATCAAGGAGTGCATCCAGAATACGCTGAACCCTCTCGGGGTGATCGTCGTTATCGAAGCACAGCACATGTGCATGCAGATGCGTGGAGTGGAGAAGCAAAACTCTCTGACTACGACCAGTGACTTTACAGGAGCTTTTGAGGAATCGACCACTCGCGAAGAGTTTCTCAATCTGATCGGTCGCAGGCGATAA
- the ahpC gene encoding alkyl hydroperoxide reductase subunit C, translated as MTPILNTVFPEFKLNAYHNGEFKVITNEDLKGKWSLVVFYPGDFTFVCPTELEDLANKYEEFKQLGVEVYSCSCDTHFVHKAWADASPAIKKVQYPMLADPSGALTRDLGILIDDVHMAYRGSFVINPEGIIKIVELNDNSVGRDAEEILRKIKAAQYVAAHDGQVCPAKWREGQQTLKPSIDLVGKI; from the coding sequence ATGACTCCTATCCTGAACACCGTTTTCCCCGAGTTCAAACTCAATGCCTATCACAATGGCGAATTCAAAGTAATCACCAACGAAGACCTGAAAGGCAAGTGGTCTTTGGTCGTTTTCTATCCCGGTGACTTTACCTTTGTATGCCCGACGGAATTGGAAGACCTGGCCAATAAATATGAAGAATTCAAGCAACTTGGAGTAGAGGTTTACTCTTGCAGTTGCGATACCCACTTCGTACACAAGGCTTGGGCGGACGCTTCTCCTGCTATCAAGAAGGTACAGTATCCCATGTTGGCCGATCCCTCCGGTGCACTCACTCGCGATCTGGGTATCCTGATCGATGATGTTCATATGGCTTATCGTGGCTCTTTCGTGATCAACCCCGAAGGCATTATCAAAATCGTAGAGCTGAACGACAACAGCGTAGGCCGTGATGCAGAAGAGATCCTCCGTAAGATCAAGGCTGCACAATACGTAGCTGCTCACGATGGTCAGGTATGTCCGGCCAAGTGGCGTGAAGGTCAGCAGACACTGAAACCGAGCATTGATCTCGTTGGTAAGATCTAA
- the lptB gene encoding LPS export ABC transporter ATP-binding protein — MEENTTMVLRTEDLVKRYRNRTVVNHVSIEVRQGEIVGLLGPNGAGKTTTFYMTTGLVVPNEGRIFLNDQDITQYPVYKRARAGIGYLAQEASIFRKMSVEDNILSVLEMAGLPKTYQHEKLESLIAEFHLEKVRKNLGDRLSGGERRRAEIARCLAISPRFIMLDEPFAGVDPIAVQDIQAIVAKLKDKNIGILITDHNVHETLSITDRAYLLFEGKVLYQGTAEELAANEVVREKYLGRDFELRRKRFD; from the coding sequence ATGGAAGAAAATACAACCATGGTGCTGCGCACCGAAGATCTGGTCAAACGCTACCGGAACCGTACGGTCGTGAATCACGTATCGATAGAGGTTCGGCAAGGAGAGATCGTAGGGTTGCTCGGACCGAACGGAGCCGGCAAGACGACGACTTTCTATATGACCACGGGGCTGGTCGTCCCCAACGAAGGACGGATATTCCTCAATGATCAGGACATCACCCAATACCCCGTCTACAAACGAGCGCGTGCCGGCATCGGCTATCTGGCACAAGAGGCATCCATATTCCGCAAAATGTCCGTGGAGGACAACATCCTCTCCGTCCTCGAAATGGCCGGACTGCCCAAGACCTATCAGCACGAAAAGCTGGAAAGCCTGATAGCCGAATTTCACCTTGAGAAAGTACGCAAAAACCTTGGCGACCGCCTCTCCGGCGGCGAGCGACGCCGTGCCGAGATAGCCCGCTGCCTGGCTATATCGCCTCGCTTCATCATGCTGGACGAACCCTTTGCCGGTGTCGATCCTATCGCCGTACAGGACATTCAGGCCATTGTGGCCAAACTCAAGGACAAAAACATCGGCATCCTCATCACCGACCACAACGTCCACGAAACGCTCAGCATCACGGATCGCGCCTACCTCCTTTTCGAGGGCAAAGTGCTGTATCAGGGCACGGCCGAAGAGCTGGCTGCGAACGAAGTCGTAAGGGAAAAGTATCTGGGACGCGACTTCGAACTCCGCCGCAAACGATTCGACTGA
- the tpiA gene encoding triose-phosphate isomerase, whose translation MRKNIVAGNWKMNKTLQEGLALAKELDAALKGRTISCDVIIGTPFIHLASIAAAIDTTRIGVAAENCADKESGAYTGEVSAAMVASTGARYVIIGHSERRAYYHETSPILMEKVKLALSNGLTPIFCVGEVLEEREAGKHFEVVARQVEEALFTLDQTDFAKLILAYEPVWAIGTGKTATADQAQEMHAHIRKSIAAKYGKEVANGCSILYGGSCNAANAKELFSRADVDGGLIGGASLSVDKFLPIIEAF comes from the coding sequence ATGAGAAAAAACATCGTAGCAGGCAACTGGAAAATGAACAAAACCCTCCAAGAGGGGCTTGCATTGGCAAAGGAGTTGGACGCAGCTTTGAAAGGGCGTACGATCAGCTGTGACGTGATTATCGGAACCCCATTCATCCATTTGGCAAGTATTGCGGCAGCCATCGATACCACACGTATCGGAGTTGCAGCTGAAAACTGTGCCGATAAGGAGTCGGGTGCATATACCGGAGAGGTCTCTGCTGCCATGGTGGCCAGTACCGGTGCTCGGTATGTGATTATAGGACATAGCGAACGCCGTGCTTACTATCATGAAACATCCCCAATCCTGATGGAGAAGGTGAAGTTGGCTTTGTCCAATGGTTTGACCCCCATTTTCTGTGTTGGCGAAGTCTTGGAAGAGCGCGAAGCAGGCAAGCACTTCGAGGTAGTCGCTCGTCAGGTGGAAGAAGCCCTGTTTACTTTGGATCAGACCGACTTTGCCAAATTGATCCTTGCTTACGAGCCTGTGTGGGCCATCGGTACGGGTAAGACGGCTACGGCAGACCAAGCTCAAGAGATGCATGCACATATTCGTAAGAGTATAGCCGCTAAATATGGAAAAGAGGTTGCGAACGGTTGTTCCATTCTCTATGGAGGCAGTTGCAATGCAGCCAATGCCAAAGAACTCTTTAGCCGTGCGGATGTAGATGGTGGGCTTATCGGAGGGGCTTCTCTCTCGGTAGACAAATTCTTGCCTATCATCGAAGCATTCTGA
- the ahpF gene encoding alkyl hydroperoxide reductase subunit F, with the protein MLDKDTLTQVGSYFAQLKKSYTLRLNAHTSHPSYNEAKEMLDGLASVSDHVRAEYNAADDFRIDLLVDGADSGIGFRGIPGGHEFSSLLLAILNNDGIGRNIPDGGVQDRIRRINGPIELKTYVSLSCTNCPDVVQTLNMIAILNPTINHTMVDGSFFPDEVESLGIASVPTVMAGDEVIHVGRGDMAALLNKIEAKYGSVPAESADKTLRPFDLLVVGGGPAGSAAAIYSARKGLKVAIIAERVGGQVNETVGIENLISVPYTTGSELASNLNSHIKANTISLFEARTVSSITQQEGISRVEVTSGEVFTAPSLIMATGASWRKLGVPGEKEYTGNGVAYCAHCDGPFFKGKRVAVVGGGNSGLEAAIDLAGICEHVTVVEFLDVLRADEVLQKKARETANIDILLSTATKEIMGNGQKVEGILLTDRNTGEEKQIALSGVFVQIGLAANTSLVKDLVETNSRGEVLIDTSCRTNTPGIYAAGDCTTVPYKQIVIAMGEGAKAALSAFEDRIRG; encoded by the coding sequence ATGCTTGATAAAGATACTCTTACCCAAGTGGGCTCTTACTTTGCCCAACTGAAAAAGTCCTATACATTACGACTCAATGCTCATACGTCTCATCCCTCCTACAACGAGGCGAAGGAAATGCTCGATGGGCTTGCATCCGTTTCGGATCATGTTCGTGCGGAATACAATGCGGCAGATGATTTTCGTATCGATCTGCTCGTAGACGGAGCGGATAGCGGGATCGGCTTCCGTGGTATTCCGGGTGGCCATGAATTTAGCTCACTGCTTCTTGCTATTCTCAACAATGACGGTATCGGAAGGAATATCCCCGATGGAGGAGTACAGGATAGAATCCGCCGTATCAATGGGCCGATAGAGCTGAAAACCTATGTATCCCTCTCTTGTACGAATTGTCCCGATGTGGTGCAGACCCTCAATATGATTGCCATTCTCAATCCGACTATCAACCACACCATGGTCGATGGTTCTTTCTTCCCGGACGAAGTGGAGTCGTTGGGTATCGCTTCCGTTCCGACGGTTATGGCCGGAGATGAAGTGATCCATGTGGGGCGTGGCGATATGGCTGCCTTGCTGAACAAGATAGAAGCCAAATATGGCTCTGTCCCTGCCGAGTCGGCAGATAAGACGCTGCGGCCTTTCGACCTCCTTGTCGTGGGTGGTGGCCCGGCCGGATCGGCTGCAGCCATCTATTCTGCTCGCAAGGGGCTGAAGGTAGCCATCATAGCCGAACGGGTAGGCGGCCAAGTAAACGAAACGGTCGGGATCGAGAACCTGATTTCCGTGCCTTACACCACAGGATCGGAACTTGCATCCAACCTCAATTCTCACATCAAGGCCAATACGATCTCCCTCTTCGAGGCCCGAACCGTGTCGTCCATCACACAACAAGAAGGTATATCCCGTGTGGAAGTGACTTCCGGAGAAGTCTTCACGGCTCCTTCTCTTATCATGGCTACGGGTGCTTCATGGCGCAAGCTCGGTGTACCCGGCGAGAAAGAATATACGGGTAATGGTGTAGCCTACTGCGCTCACTGCGATGGGCCTTTCTTCAAAGGCAAGCGTGTGGCCGTGGTCGGTGGAGGCAATTCCGGTCTGGAAGCTGCCATCGATTTGGCCGGTATATGCGAGCATGTCACTGTAGTAGAGTTTCTGGATGTACTCAGGGCTGATGAGGTGCTTCAAAAGAAAGCACGTGAAACGGCCAATATCGACATCCTCCTCAGTACTGCTACCAAAGAAATCATGGGCAACGGACAGAAAGTGGAGGGAATACTGCTTACCGATCGCAACACGGGAGAGGAAAAGCAAATCGCACTCAGTGGCGTATTCGTACAGATCGGTCTTGCCGCCAATACATCCCTTGTGAAAGATTTGGTGGAAACAAACAGCCGAGGCGAAGTACTCATCGATACTTCATGCCGTACCAATACGCCCGGCATATATGCTGCAGGTGACTGTACCACTGTGCCCTACAAACAGATAGTCATTGCCATGGGCGAAGGAGCCAAAGCTGCTCTTTCTGCTTTCGAGGATCGCATCCGTGGCTGA
- the lon gene encoding endopeptidase La has translation MIDRKYIRLGEDDEDDGFPVFFPVLSVCEEDEDFKVKEDHMQEEMPILALRNMILFPGVAMPIMVGREKSLKLIRYVEKKGVYFGAVSQRDMDVEEPDRADLYDVGVVAEIIRVLEMPDGTTTAIVQGRQRFALQEITATEPFMKGRVKLLPDILPGKNKDHEFEALVSTIQDMSLKMMELMVERPPRELILSMRRNKNPMYQINFASANISTSIAVKQELLEISKMKDRGYRLLYLLHKELQVMELKASIQMKTREEMDKQQKEYFLQQQIKTIQEELGGNINDIEVQELRTKATTMKWSSEVAETFEKELRKLERLHPQSPDYSVQMQYVQTIISLPWGVFSKDNFNLKRAQSVLDRDHFGLEKVKERIIEHLAVLKMKGDMKSPIICLYGPPGVGKTSLGKSIAESLGRKYVRISLGGLHDEAEIRGHRRTYIGAMCGRIIQSLQRAGTSNPVFVLDEIDKIDSDYKGDPSSALLEVLDPEQNNAFHDNYLDIDFDLSHVLFIATANSLSSISRPLLDRMELIDVSGYIIEEKVEIAARHLIPKQLVEHGFRKNDIKFSKKTIEKLIDDYTRESGVRTLEKQIAAVIRKITKEAAMNVVHTTKVEPSDLVTFLGAPRYTRDRYQGNGDAGVVIGLAWTSVGGEILFIETSLHRGREPKLTLTGNLGDVMKESAVIALDYIRAHSDELGISQEIFNNWQVHVHVPEGAIPKDGPSAGITMVTSLVSALTRRKVRAGIAMTGEITLRGKVLPVGGIKEKILAAKRSGITEIILCEENRKDIEEINDIYLKGLKFHYVSNINEVLKEALLEEKVIDTTDIYSFGKKTEEEKAEKVEKTEKKQRKK, from the coding sequence ATGATTGATAGAAAATATATACGCCTGGGAGAGGACGACGAGGATGATGGTTTCCCCGTATTCTTTCCGGTGCTTTCCGTTTGTGAAGAAGATGAGGATTTCAAGGTGAAAGAAGATCATATGCAGGAGGAGATGCCGATTTTGGCTCTCCGCAATATGATTCTCTTCCCCGGTGTGGCCATGCCTATCATGGTCGGACGAGAAAAATCGCTCAAGCTGATCCGCTACGTGGAGAAGAAGGGTGTCTATTTCGGTGCCGTTTCACAGCGCGATATGGATGTGGAGGAACCGGATCGTGCCGATTTGTATGATGTCGGGGTCGTGGCTGAAATCATCAGGGTGCTGGAGATGCCCGATGGTACTACCACGGCTATCGTACAAGGCCGCCAGCGATTTGCACTGCAGGAGATAACGGCTACGGAACCTTTTATGAAGGGTCGCGTGAAGCTGCTCCCAGACATTCTCCCCGGGAAGAACAAAGATCACGAGTTCGAAGCACTCGTCTCCACCATACAGGATATGAGTCTGAAGATGATGGAGCTGATGGTCGAGAGACCCCCTCGGGAGCTTATCCTCTCGATGAGACGGAACAAGAATCCGATGTATCAGATCAACTTTGCATCGGCCAATATATCCACGAGCATAGCCGTCAAGCAAGAATTGCTGGAAATCAGCAAGATGAAGGATCGTGGCTATCGTCTTCTCTACCTCTTGCACAAGGAGCTTCAGGTAATGGAACTGAAAGCTTCTATTCAGATGAAGACGCGCGAGGAGATGGACAAGCAGCAGAAAGAGTACTTCCTGCAGCAGCAAATCAAGACGATTCAGGAGGAACTGGGAGGCAATATAAACGACATCGAGGTGCAGGAGCTGCGTACCAAAGCTACTACGATGAAGTGGAGCAGCGAGGTGGCAGAGACTTTCGAGAAAGAACTCCGCAAGCTGGAACGGCTACATCCTCAATCGCCCGACTACTCCGTACAGATGCAGTATGTACAGACCATCATCAGTCTGCCATGGGGCGTATTCAGTAAAGATAATTTCAACCTGAAGCGTGCCCAATCCGTTTTGGATAGAGATCATTTCGGCCTTGAGAAAGTAAAAGAGAGAATCATAGAGCATCTGGCTGTCCTCAAGATGAAAGGCGATATGAAGTCGCCCATCATCTGTCTGTACGGCCCTCCGGGAGTGGGTAAGACCTCTCTTGGCAAGAGCATTGCCGAGAGCTTGGGTCGTAAATACGTACGCATTTCTTTAGGGGGCTTGCATGACGAAGCTGAGATTCGTGGACACCGACGTACCTACATCGGTGCTATGTGCGGACGGATCATTCAGAGTTTGCAGCGAGCAGGTACATCTAATCCCGTCTTTGTCCTCGACGAAATAGACAAGATCGACAGCGACTACAAGGGCGATCCTTCTTCTGCTTTGCTCGAAGTCCTTGATCCGGAGCAGAACAATGCTTTTCATGACAATTATCTGGATATAGACTTCGACCTCAGTCATGTCCTTTTTATCGCTACGGCCAACAGTTTGAGCAGTATCTCTCGTCCTCTTTTGGACAGAATGGAGCTGATCGATGTGAGCGGTTATATCATAGAAGAAAAAGTGGAGATCGCTGCCCGCCATCTGATTCCAAAGCAACTTGTGGAGCATGGATTCAGAAAGAACGACATCAAGTTCTCCAAAAAAACCATAGAAAAGCTGATCGACGACTACACCAGAGAGAGTGGAGTGCGTACGTTGGAGAAGCAGATCGCAGCTGTGATCCGTAAGATAACAAAGGAGGCCGCCATGAATGTGGTACATACTACCAAGGTGGAACCGTCCGACTTGGTTACTTTCTTGGGAGCGCCCCGCTATACGCGTGATCGATATCAAGGCAATGGCGATGCAGGCGTTGTGATCGGATTGGCTTGGACTTCGGTGGGAGGGGAGATCCTGTTCATCGAGACGAGTCTGCACCGCGGACGCGAACCGAAGCTCACGCTTACGGGTAATCTGGGCGATGTGATGAAAGAGTCGGCCGTAATAGCCTTGGATTATATTCGTGCCCATAGTGATGAGTTGGGCATCTCTCAGGAAATTTTCAATAATTGGCAGGTACACGTACATGTTCCCGAAGGTGCTATCCCGAAAGACGGTCCGAGTGCAGGTATTACGATGGTGACTTCGCTGGTGTCGGCTCTTACCCGTCGAAAAGTGCGGGCCGGTATTGCCATGACAGGAGAAATCACTCTAAGAGGAAAGGTGCTTCCTGTAGGTGGAATCAAGGAGAAGATATTGGCTGCCAAACGTTCCGGTATCACGGAAATAATCCTGTGCGAAGAGAATCGCAAGGACATAGAGGAGATAAACGATATCTATCTGAAGGGCTTGAAGTTCCACTATGTGTCCAACATTAACGAGGTGTTGAAAGAAGCTTTGCTCGAAGAGAAAGTCATCGATACCACCGATATATATTCCTTTGGCAAGAAGACCGAGGAGGAGAAAGCCGAAAAAGTGGAAAAAACGGAGAAGAAGCAAAGAAAGAAATGA